Proteins co-encoded in one Leptospiraceae bacterium genomic window:
- a CDS encoding Crp/Fnr family transcriptional regulator → MKNLLDAINSFIQVKEKTKKAIQSKTAFISISKKEILLSHGQIADNLYFIRKGLFRGFSMHKRKDVTNWFAKENEFVTSMYSFVSRNPSLETIEALEDSELDFISYKDLNELYSTYAELNMLGRIFIEKYYVELEERANSFQFQSAKARYAHFLEKNSTLFRRVKLGHIASYLGITKETLSRIRT, encoded by the coding sequence ATGAAAAATCTTTTAGATGCGATTAACTCATTTATTCAAGTAAAAGAAAAAACAAAAAAAGCAATTCAATCTAAAACCGCATTTATTAGCATCTCCAAAAAAGAAATCTTATTAAGTCATGGGCAAATAGCCGATAACCTCTACTTTATTCGCAAGGGTTTGTTTCGGGGATTCTCTATGCACAAACGAAAAGATGTTACGAATTGGTTTGCGAAAGAAAATGAATTTGTAACTTCTATGTATTCTTTTGTGTCTCGAAATCCTTCTCTCGAAACTATTGAAGCCTTAGAAGATTCAGAGCTTGATTTTATTTCTTACAAAGATCTAAATGAACTGTATTCCACGTATGCAGAATTAAATATGCTCGGTCGAATCTTTATTGAAAAATACTATGTTGAGTTAGAGGAAAGAGCCAACTCGTTTCAGTTTCAATCGGCTAAAGCTCGTTATGCGCACTTCCTAGAAAAGAATTCAACCTTGTTTCGTCGGGTTAAGTTGGGTCATATCGCATCCTATCTCGGAATCACAAAAGAAACTTTGAGTCGAATCCGAACTTGA
- a CDS encoding HigA family addiction module antidote protein, translating to MNKKIKNIHPGDVLKEEFLIPMSISVYKLAKETGLSQTRLWQIIRGERSVTAETALKLGKFFSIEPEFWLNLQNYFDLEESRKHFAKELKSIQSVQELGLIQA from the coding sequence ATGAATAAGAAAATAAAAAACATTCATCCCGGTGATGTGCTAAAAGAAGAATTTTTAATTCCAATGAGCATCTCTGTTTATAAATTAGCAAAGGAAACCGGACTTTCGCAAACAAGACTCTGGCAGATCATTCGCGGTGAACGATCAGTAACCGCAGAGACAGCTTTAAAGCTAGGTAAATTTTTTAGTATCGAGCCTGAGTTTTGGCTCAATCTTCAAAACTATTTTGACTTAGAAGAATCTAGAAAGCATTTTGCTAAAGAGCTGAAATCAATTCAAAGTGTTCAAGAATTAGGTTTGATTCAAGCTTAG
- a CDS encoding type II toxin-antitoxin system RelE/ParE family toxin yields the protein MIVNFADKETEMIWEGEFSKRIKLSPNLFEVARRKLRMIASAPSIDSLRIPPSNRLEQLSGNRKGQWSIRINEKYRICFIWTDGNASDVEIVDYH from the coding sequence ATGATAGTAAACTTCGCAGACAAAGAAACCGAGATGATCTGGGAAGGAGAATTTTCAAAGAGAATAAAACTATCACCTAATTTGTTTGAAGTAGCACGAAGAAAGTTACGTATGATTGCGTCTGCACCTAGTATTGACTCTTTGCGGATTCCTCCTAGTAACCGCTTGGAGCAATTATCAGGGAATAGAAAAGGTCAGTGGAGCATTCGAATCAACGAAAAGTATCGAATTTGCTTTATCTGGACTGATGGAAATGCAAGTGATGTAGAAATTGTAGATTATCATTAA
- a CDS encoding class I SAM-dependent methyltransferase produces the protein MTDNIYNPEQLKTLAIETNRILKPGGKFSFVEVSKPESFILKFFYGFYLGNIIPILGKLFQGDPTAYEMLWKYTEKFVNAKSVTETFQSAGLTANYNSYFFGCASGFSGYK, from the coding sequence ATGACGGATAATATCTATAACCCCGAACAATTAAAAACCCTCGCCATAGAAACAAACCGTATTTTAAAGCCAGGTGGTAAATTTTCCTTTGTCGAAGTTTCTAAACCAGAAAGTTTTATTCTAAAATTCTTCTATGGATTTTATCTTGGAAATATTATTCCCATTCTAGGGAAACTTTTTCAAGGTGATCCAACTGCTTACGAAATGTTATGGAAGTATACTGAAAAATTTGTAAATGCAAAGTCTGTGACTGAGACATTTCAAAGCGCGGGGCTAACGGCAAATTATAATTCCTACTTTTTTGGCTGCGCTTCTGGATTTAGTGGGTATAAGTGA
- a CDS encoding type II toxin-antitoxin system PemK/MazF family toxin, which yields MTRGEIWWVDLGIPFGSEPGFKRPVLIIQDDAFNESNISTIIVAAISSNLILAEAPGNVLLNKKESNLSKDSVVNVSQIVTLDRERFTERVGKLNPKLMANVERGIKLVVGIK from the coding sequence ATGACACGTGGTGAGATTTGGTGGGTTGATTTAGGTATTCCATTTGGAAGTGAACCAGGATTTAAAAGACCTGTATTAATTATTCAAGACGACGCATTTAATGAAAGTAATATTAGCACAATCATTGTTGCTGCTATTTCCTCTAATCTTATTCTTGCCGAAGCTCCAGGCAATGTTCTTTTAAACAAGAAAGAATCAAATCTTTCAAAAGATTCCGTTGTAAATGTTTCACAAATTGTTACTTTAGATAGAGAGAGATTCACTGAACGCGTCGGAAAATTAAATCCGAAGCTAATGGCAAATGTTGAAAGGGGAATCAAATTAGTTGTAGGTATTAAATGA
- a CDS encoding ChpI protein, which translates to MKTAISIPDDLFKTAEKTAKKMGIPRSQLFARALEEFIQTHSKNSVTEKLNKIYSKNLPKSKTSIDKVSVQALRKSLKNDTW; encoded by the coding sequence ATGAAAACAGCTATTTCGATTCCTGATGATTTATTTAAGACAGCAGAAAAAACAGCAAAGAAAATGGGTATTCCCAGAAGCCAGTTGTTTGCTCGGGCACTCGAAGAATTTATTCAGACACACAGTAAAAATTCTGTAACAGAAAAATTGAACAAAATATACAGCAAGAATTTACCAAAATCTAAAACAAGTATTGATAAAGTATCCGTTCAGGCACTTCGCAAGAGTTTAAAAAATGACACGTGGTGA
- a CDS encoding TIGR01777 family protein — protein MNYKKIVLAGGTGFVGKYLKTKFSELGYEVKIISRQNDSIQWDDISSIVDALDNSEMLINLAGKSVDCRYNKKNKEEILKSRTETTRILGEAILKCKNPPELWINSSTATIYRHAQDRPMTESGGEIGSGFSVGVATQWEKTFFDFQLPKTRQVALRMAIVLGKEGGVMTPFKNLVRFGLGGKQGDGNQMFSWIHIEDLFTIIRFLQSNKNMTGAYNCSSPNPVSNATLMQSLRKAMNVKFGLPSPKFLLEIGAIMIRTETELILKSRWVIPERLLKAGFQFQFSNIDKALENILIEKGR, from the coding sequence ATGAATTATAAAAAAATAGTATTAGCCGGTGGGACTGGTTTTGTGGGAAAATACCTAAAGACAAAGTTTAGTGAATTGGGTTACGAAGTAAAAATTATTTCGAGGCAAAATGATAGTATCCAGTGGGATGATATTTCTTCCATCGTTGATGCCCTTGACAATTCAGAAATGCTAATTAACCTCGCAGGAAAATCCGTCGATTGTCGTTATAACAAAAAAAATAAAGAAGAAATTTTGAAATCAAGAACAGAAACTACCAGAATACTCGGAGAAGCGATTTTGAAATGTAAGAATCCTCCCGAACTTTGGATCAATTCTAGCACGGCAACCATTTACCGTCATGCGCAAGATCGACCAATGACAGAAAGCGGTGGAGAAATAGGAAGTGGATTTTCAGTTGGTGTAGCAACTCAATGGGAAAAAACATTTTTTGATTTTCAATTACCAAAGACTAGACAAGTTGCTTTACGCATGGCAATCGTTTTAGGAAAAGAGGGGGGAGTCATGACACCCTTTAAAAATCTAGTTCGCTTTGGTTTAGGCGGCAAACAAGGCGATGGAAATCAAATGTTCAGTTGGATTCATATTGAGGATTTATTTACTATTATCCGCTTCTTACAATCCAATAAAAATATGACAGGGGCTTACAACTGTTCATCTCCCAATCCAGTTTCCAATGCCACTTTAATGCAATCACTAAGAAAGGCAATGAATGTAAAATTTGGTTTACCATCTCCTAAATTTCTTCTAGAAATTGGGGCAATCATGATAAGAACAGAAACGGAGCTAATCTTAAAAAGCCGCTGGGTCATTCCAGAAAGATTACTGAAAGCGGGATTTCAATTTCAATTTTCTAATATTGACAAGGCGCTAGAAAATATTTTAATAGAAAAAGGGAGATAG
- a CDS encoding Uma2 family endonuclease, which produces MNTTTDTIQDFDLTEIIQGEKRMAPSPFGYHQRIVANIFKYMSRYVEENGLGEVFLSPLDVILEEGKFRLQPDLIYLKKENLHLLREWIYGTPDLVIEVVSKGTLTRDSVEKKEIYETFGVKEFWLVFPEIESIEVFTLIDGKYKLHASTDYTPDSIESKLIEGMDILPEKIFVK; this is translated from the coding sequence ATGAATACAACGACTGATACAATCCAAGACTTTGATCTAACTGAAATCATTCAGGGAGAAAAGAGAATGGCACCTAGTCCTTTTGGGTATCACCAAAGAATTGTAGCAAATATTTTTAAATATATGAGCAGGTATGTGGAAGAGAATGGTTTAGGAGAAGTATTTCTTTCTCCGCTAGACGTAATTTTAGAAGAAGGAAAGTTTCGTCTACAACCGGATTTGATTTATTTGAAAAAAGAAAATCTTCATCTACTCCGTGAATGGATTTACGGAACTCCTGATCTAGTCATCGAAGTAGTTTCCAAAGGAACGCTCACAAGAGACAGTGTCGAGAAAAAAGAAATCTACGAAACCTTCGGCGTCAAAGAATTCTGGCTAGTGTTTCCTGAAATAGAATCGATTGAAGTCTTTACTCTCATTGACGGCAAATACAAATTACACGCTTCGACTGATTATACTCCTGATTCTATTGAGTCAAAGTTGATAGAAGGTATGGATATTTTACCTGAGAAGATTTTTGTGAAGTAG
- the lpdA gene encoding dihydrolipoyl dehydrogenase: MKLKKLLIILSVIALIVLARYYGLQEYLSFESLKSNKELLNSYYAQNEILFISGYILLYIISVAVALPGATILTIGSGALFGLVKGVILVSFASTIGATLSFLISRYLFRDTLREKFSDKLTAIDKGVSQDGAFYLFTLRMIPIFPFFLINVLMGLTDISVVIFFFVSQVGMLLGTIVYVNAGTQLASISSLKDILSPNLLFSFVALGILPLFGKSIIAYIKNQKIYKNYKKPKSFDYNLIVIGAGAAGLVTSYIAATVKAKVALVEKHKMGGDCLNYGCVPSKALIAVAKKIHTEKRIAEYGIKSAKIEFDFATVMKRVAGVVKKIEPNDSVERYTKLGVECFSGDAKIVSPYVVSINGKEYSTKSIVIASGAEPYIPNIPGLNEIKYLTSETLWDLKKLPKKLLILGGGPIGCELSQAFSRLGSDVALVEMGERIMPKEDLDVSAFMKETLEKEGLKILTSHKAIEFKKGKVNSVICEANGNKVEIKFDEVILAIGRKARTKGFGIEELGIRLNPNGTIETDEFLRTNFPNIFVCGDAAGPYQFTHTASHQAWYASVNALFGFAKKFKADYSVIPWTTFTDPEVAHVGLTEAEAKEKNIEIELSQYDIGELDRAIADGEANGFIKVLTKIGTDKILGVTIVSAHAGDLLAEYVLAMKHGLGLNKILGTIHTYPTMSEANKFVAGNWKKANKPEKLLSYVEKFHRWRRG, encoded by the coding sequence ATGAAACTAAAGAAACTCTTGATTATCCTCTCCGTGATTGCACTCATTGTGCTTGCAAGGTATTATGGCTTGCAAGAATATTTATCTTTTGAATCTTTGAAGAGTAATAAAGAACTGTTAAATAGCTATTATGCGCAAAATGAAATTCTATTCATTTCTGGCTATATCTTGCTTTATATAATTTCTGTTGCGGTTGCATTGCCTGGAGCTACGATATTAACCATTGGTAGTGGTGCTTTGTTTGGTCTCGTGAAGGGGGTAATCCTTGTTTCCTTCGCTAGCACTATTGGTGCTACTCTCAGTTTTTTAATTTCTAGATATTTATTTCGAGATACTCTACGAGAAAAATTTTCTGATAAATTAACTGCTATAGATAAAGGTGTGAGCCAAGATGGTGCTTTTTATCTTTTTACTCTTCGGATGATTCCTATTTTCCCTTTCTTTTTAATTAATGTCCTCATGGGACTAACTGATATATCGGTCGTCATATTCTTCTTTGTCAGTCAAGTCGGAATGCTTTTGGGAACTATCGTTTATGTAAATGCCGGCACGCAGCTAGCAAGCATTAGCTCCTTAAAAGACATTCTTTCTCCAAATCTACTTTTTTCATTTGTTGCCCTTGGCATTCTTCCTTTATTTGGTAAATCCATCATTGCCTATATAAAGAATCAAAAGATATATAAAAATTACAAAAAGCCAAAGTCATTTGATTACAATTTAATTGTAATTGGAGCAGGTGCCGCTGGACTTGTTACTTCTTATATTGCGGCTACCGTTAAAGCTAAAGTTGCGTTAGTCGAAAAACATAAGATGGGAGGAGACTGTTTAAATTATGGATGTGTTCCATCTAAAGCACTCATTGCAGTTGCTAAAAAAATTCACACAGAGAAAAGAATTGCAGAGTATGGAATTAAATCTGCAAAGATTGAATTTGATTTTGCTACCGTAATGAAAAGAGTTGCCGGTGTAGTTAAAAAAATTGAACCAAATGACTCTGTGGAACGTTATACGAAATTAGGCGTAGAATGTTTTTCGGGAGATGCAAAGATTGTTAGCCCTTATGTTGTTTCTATAAATGGTAAAGAATATAGCACAAAATCAATCGTAATCGCATCGGGTGCGGAGCCTTATATTCCAAATATTCCAGGACTAAATGAAATAAAATATCTCACCTCCGAGACACTCTGGGATTTAAAAAAACTACCGAAGAAACTTCTTATCCTGGGAGGAGGACCGATTGGCTGTGAATTATCACAAGCATTTTCTAGACTAGGTTCAGACGTAGCGTTAGTTGAAATGGGAGAGCGAATCATGCCAAAAGAAGATTTAGATGTTTCTGCCTTCATGAAAGAAACCCTAGAAAAAGAAGGGCTTAAAATTTTAACATCACATAAAGCCATAGAGTTTAAAAAAGGAAAAGTGAATTCTGTTATATGTGAGGCTAATGGCAACAAGGTAGAAATCAAATTTGATGAAGTAATTCTTGCAATTGGAAGAAAAGCCAGAACAAAAGGGTTTGGAATCGAAGAATTAGGAATTCGTTTGAATCCGAATGGAACGATTGAGACGGATGAATTTTTGCGAACCAATTTTCCAAATATATTTGTTTGCGGAGACGCGGCAGGACCTTATCAATTTACACATACCGCATCTCATCAAGCATGGTATGCCTCGGTCAATGCACTTTTTGGATTTGCTAAAAAGTTTAAAGCGGATTACAGCGTTATACCTTGGACAACGTTCACGGACCCAGAAGTTGCTCATGTAGGCTTAACGGAAGCCGAAGCAAAAGAAAAGAATATTGAAATAGAATTGAGTCAATATGATATTGGAGAACTCGACCGAGCTATTGCCGATGGTGAGGCAAATGGATTCATAAAAGTCCTGACCAAAATAGGAACCGATAAAATATTGGGAGTAACTATAGTATCCGCACATGCAGGAGACTTGCTTGCGGAGTATGTTCTCGCTATGAAACATGGACTTGGTCTAAATAAAATATTAGGAACAATTCATACATATCCAACGATGTCAGAAGCAAATAAGTTCGTTGCGGGTAATTGGAAGAAGGCGAATAAGCCAGAGAAATTGCTTTCGTATGTGGAAAAATTTCATAGATGGCGACGCGGATAA
- a CDS encoding response regulator, whose translation MFQLDLVNKLKINNVTGRPVILCVDDELIILSSLSQQLMRKYGQEFSIQAVDNAEQALDIVLKCNEDNTDIPVIICDRLMPLMSGDELLIQIHKTNPDTRKILLTGQASTTSISNAINNANLYRYISKPWSNEELLSSVDEALGAFYNDRFLEEKALELEKSLLFEEIKYKNLVEHMSGAIYIMTADLSRQFLFHSPQISKITHYSNDEFTYELWLSRIYPEDRNRVLGKFESVTFNSKSFLIEYRFFRKDNEMIWLEEDITSIYKDRQPFLFQGIRNDITNRKRAEVKLKLYAEEIEKVNQKLLKAFDQAEQANKSKSEFLANITHEFNTPLNSILGYCQLLEMEQIGKLNEKQSKFVSYIYESGNHLLALVNTILDFSKIDAGRVLIDKTNFDLNALVKEVINSQEALASQKNITIELDVDSSRDYFIFADRTRIKQVLINLSSNAIKFTQNGRSIGFKLYQDADNTILKCWDAGIGIPKSEVVRVFEPFEQIRNEFTAKTKGTGLGLSIVKSILDLHGFSIQLESEELKGSTFTITIGQTPILLSKT comes from the coding sequence ATGTTCCAGCTTGACTTAGTCAATAAACTGAAAATAAACAACGTTACCGGGAGGCCTGTAATATTATGCGTAGACGATGAGTTGATTATTCTATCCTCTCTCAGTCAACAATTGATGCGCAAATATGGACAGGAATTTTCTATTCAAGCGGTGGATAATGCAGAGCAAGCATTGGATATTGTCCTAAAGTGCAATGAGGATAATACTGATATACCTGTAATAATATGCGATCGTCTAATGCCTCTTATGAGTGGAGATGAATTACTAATTCAGATTCATAAGACTAATCCTGATACTAGAAAAATATTACTTACGGGTCAAGCTTCTACTACGAGTATTAGTAATGCTATTAATAATGCTAACCTTTATAGATATATTTCTAAGCCATGGAGCAACGAAGAGCTATTATCCTCTGTCGACGAGGCTCTCGGTGCCTTTTACAATGACCGATTCTTAGAAGAAAAAGCATTAGAGCTAGAAAAAAGTCTTCTATTTGAAGAAATCAAATACAAGAATCTAGTCGAACATATGTCCGGTGCAATTTATATAATGACTGCTGATTTAAGTAGACAATTTCTATTTCACAGTCCGCAGATTTCCAAGATAACTCATTATTCAAATGATGAGTTTACGTATGAATTGTGGCTAAGTCGGATTTACCCCGAAGATAGAAATAGGGTTTTAGGTAAGTTTGAATCTGTTACGTTTAATTCTAAAAGTTTTTTGATAGAATATCGTTTTTTTCGAAAAGACAATGAAATGATTTGGTTAGAGGAAGATATTACCTCAATTTATAAAGATAGACAACCATTCCTATTTCAGGGAATTCGAAATGATATAACAAATCGTAAACGTGCTGAAGTTAAGTTAAAGTTATATGCTGAAGAAATTGAAAAAGTAAATCAAAAACTTCTAAAAGCATTCGACCAGGCAGAGCAGGCAAATAAATCAAAATCCGAGTTTTTAGCAAATATTACTCATGAATTTAACACACCGTTGAATTCGATTTTAGGATATTGTCAATTACTCGAGATGGAGCAGATTGGTAAATTAAATGAAAAGCAAAGCAAGTTTGTTTCTTATATTTACGAAAGCGGCAACCACTTGTTAGCCCTCGTTAACACCATTCTAGATTTTTCAAAGATAGATGCTGGCAGAGTGTTAATAGATAAAACTAACTTCGATCTCAATGCATTAGTGAAAGAAGTCATCAATTCACAAGAAGCATTAGCAAGCCAAAAAAATATTACAATAGAATTAGATGTCGATAGCAGCAGAGACTATTTTATATTTGCCGATAGAACGAGAATAAAGCAAGTTTTGATCAATCTAAGTAGCAACGCGATCAAGTTTACTCAAAATGGTCGTAGTATTGGTTTTAAATTATATCAAGATGCGGATAACACCATATTGAAGTGCTGGGACGCTGGTATAGGTATTCCTAAATCTGAAGTTGTCCGAGTCTTTGAACCGTTTGAACAAATTCGAAATGAGTTTACTGCCAAGACGAAGGGAACCGGGCTCGGTCTTTCTATTGTGAAAAGCATTTTAGATTTACATGGTTTTTCGATTCAGTTGGAAAGCGAAGAGTTGAAGGGAAGCACATTCACGATCACAATAGGGCAAACACCTATTTTGCTCTCGAAGACTTAA
- a CDS encoding deoxyribodipyrimidine photolyase, protein MNFSEYNKVRVRDTNQKPILENRTYVLYWMQAYRRFESNHALDYAIFLGKKLGKELVVYEGLRADYKWNSERLHKFILEGMCDNRQTAEKLGINYWSFVETPDNPAKGILRKISDKACVVVTDDFPAFIIPEQIDKLSKKVDCKLIVVDSNSIIPISLYGEHASAARVLRPRIHRLFAEAYVHRAKEKISKKDLIQVEKISKAPFKEFKIEKKDIDKFLSKISFSNSIKPVPDMIGGSKIALEKLNYFIKNNLKLYGDNRSNPHSPKLTPASAMSPYLHFGHISVETIIAHCLSADEKETWAPDKLNIDAKGDKDTFYGKNKSLNSYFDELLTWRDIGYLLFWPKKEFNKDLRILPDWIQKILVKHATDKRDYLYTRKEFEAANTHDPLWNAAQKELIITGRMHNYMRMLWGKKVIEWSKTYQEAFDTLEEFNNKYAYDGRNPNSYTGILWCFGLFDRPWFPERNVHGNLRYMSSDSTKKKFRMTEYLEYIAKLEGKEESLF, encoded by the coding sequence ATGAATTTCTCTGAGTATAATAAAGTCCGAGTCCGTGATACAAACCAAAAGCCAATCTTAGAAAATAGAACTTATGTTTTATATTGGATGCAAGCCTATCGAAGATTTGAATCCAACCACGCTCTCGATTATGCAATATTTCTAGGAAAAAAATTAGGCAAAGAGTTAGTAGTCTACGAAGGACTGAGAGCTGATTACAAATGGAATTCAGAGAGACTTCATAAATTCATATTAGAAGGAATGTGCGATAACCGCCAGACCGCAGAAAAGCTTGGCATAAATTACTGGAGCTTTGTGGAAACTCCTGATAATCCGGCAAAAGGAATTTTACGAAAAATCTCCGATAAAGCGTGTGTTGTGGTTACAGATGATTTTCCCGCATTTATCATCCCGGAACAAATTGATAAATTATCCAAGAAAGTAGACTGCAAGCTTATCGTAGTAGACTCAAACAGCATCATTCCAATTTCTCTTTACGGAGAACATGCCTCTGCCGCCCGCGTCCTTCGTCCTAGAATTCACCGACTCTTCGCAGAAGCCTATGTTCATAGAGCAAAGGAAAAGATTTCAAAGAAAGACTTGATTCAAGTAGAAAAGATTTCCAAAGCACCATTCAAAGAATTTAAAATAGAAAAGAAAGACATAGATAAATTTCTTTCTAAGATAAGTTTTTCGAATTCTATAAAACCTGTTCCCGATATGATTGGCGGATCTAAAATAGCATTAGAAAAATTAAATTACTTTATTAAGAATAATTTGAAACTTTACGGGGATAATAGATCGAATCCGCATTCCCCCAAACTAACACCCGCTAGCGCGATGTCTCCCTATTTACATTTCGGACATATCAGCGTTGAGACAATTATTGCCCACTGCCTAAGTGCAGACGAAAAAGAAACATGGGCACCTGATAAACTAAATATTGACGCGAAAGGAGACAAAGATACTTTCTACGGCAAGAATAAAAGTCTAAACTCCTATTTTGATGAACTTCTAACATGGAGAGATATAGGCTACCTACTCTTCTGGCCTAAAAAAGAATTCAATAAAGACCTTAGAATACTACCTGATTGGATTCAAAAAATCCTAGTCAAACATGCAACGGATAAGCGTGATTATCTTTATACAAGAAAAGAGTTTGAAGCAGCAAATACCCATGATCCGCTCTGGAATGCTGCACAAAAAGAATTAATTATCACGGGTAGAATGCACAATTATATGCGAATGCTCTGGGGAAAAAAAGTCATTGAATGGTCTAAGACTTACCAAGAAGCATTTGATACACTAGAAGAGTTTAATAACAAGTATGCGTATGATGGAAGAAATCCAAATTCTTATACAGGCATCCTCTGGTGTTTTGGACTATTTGATAGACCGTGGTTTCCCGAAAGAAATGTTCACGGAAATTTACGCTATATGTCTTCTGACTCAACAAAGAAAAAATTTAGGATGACTGAGTATTTAGAGTATATTGCAAAACTAGAAGGAAAAGAAGAAAGTCTATTTTAA
- a CDS encoding response regulator — protein sequence MHTIVFAEDSSVQGVMLRRILVDEGYTVFWGKNGAEAYALVEREKPSLIITDVEMPDMNGFELCRKIKNNDALKDIPVVICSSLSRPEDIITGIECGADGYVTKPYDKKYLMYRVETLLNNPIATNEDVTPININYAGKNFEIVADRLHILNMLLSTYENSLKQYNELVNAQIELKKLNKSLDLSKKETEEVLLNILPKRVAKELRETGKAKPVFYESASILFTDFKGFTKLSEKFTTEELIHQLDQFFCYFDSIMQIYKIEKIKTIGDAYMCVAGIPEKDPNHAVNIIKAGLELADYMNIVNTINSQQGIPPWEIRIGVHSGPLVAGVVGTKKFCYDVWGDSVNVASRMESSGFPGRVNISGYTYELIKDNFICEYRGKVAAKNKGEIDMYFVNAAKSN from the coding sequence ATGCACACAATTGTTTTTGCAGAAGATAGTTCCGTGCAAGGTGTAATGCTCAGGCGTATCTTAGTAGACGAAGGCTATACTGTGTTTTGGGGAAAGAATGGAGCAGAAGCCTATGCGTTAGTCGAAAGAGAAAAACCTTCTCTCATCATAACAGACGTTGAGATGCCAGACATGAATGGATTTGAACTCTGTCGAAAAATTAAAAATAACGATGCCTTAAAGGACATACCCGTTGTTATCTGCTCTTCTCTTTCTAGACCGGAAGATATTATTACAGGCATCGAATGCGGTGCAGATGGTTACGTCACCAAGCCCTATGACAAAAAATACTTAATGTATCGAGTGGAGACTCTTCTAAATAATCCAATTGCAACCAATGAAGATGTTACTCCGATTAATATAAATTATGCGGGGAAAAACTTTGAGATAGTAGCAGACCGTTTACATATTTTAAATATGCTTCTTTCTACCTACGAAAATTCTCTCAAGCAATACAATGAACTCGTGAATGCTCAAATTGAATTAAAGAAATTAAACAAATCTTTAGATCTGAGTAAAAAAGAAACAGAAGAAGTGTTGTTAAATATTTTACCAAAGCGAGTAGCAAAGGAATTAAGGGAGACCGGCAAAGCAAAGCCGGTATTTTATGAAAGTGCGAGTATTCTATTTACGGACTTTAAAGGATTCACCAAATTATCGGAGAAATTTACAACAGAAGAATTGATTCATCAACTAGACCAGTTTTTTTGTTATTTCGATTCTATCATGCAAATCTATAAGATTGAAAAGATTAAAACAATTGGTGACGCATACATGTGCGTAGCCGGTATTCCAGAGAAAGACCCAAATCATGCGGTTAATATCATTAAGGCGGGACTTGAACTAGCAGACTACATGAACATCGTAAATACAATCAATTCCCAACAAGGAATTCCACCATGGGAAATTCGGATTGGAGTTCACTCCGGTCCACTCGTCGCAGGAGTTGTAGGAACTAAGAAATTCTGCTATGATGTCTGGGGAGATTCGGTAAACGTTGCCAGTCGAATGGAATCTTCTGGCTTTCCGGGCAGAGTGAATATTTCAGGATACACCTATGAATTGATTAAAGATAATTTTATTTGTGAATACAGAGGCAAGGTCGCAGCCAAGAATAAAGGCGAAATCGACATGTATTTTGTAAATGCAGCTAAGAGTAATTAG